A region from the Lagopus muta isolate bLagMut1 chromosome 27, bLagMut1 primary, whole genome shotgun sequence genome encodes:
- the LOC125685339 gene encoding uncharacterized protein LOC125685339 isoform X3: MGMWTCVTQAALCCLFTDVSGSEWGAESQLAPGSEALADGMELPPERAVPNAQLPPAQEPRWPPRGPVRQTEKPGRGRYSPRFAHVLKAMTGEKEVPEIDGEPVDEAVLQEGSSHTLPISREGTEDVPAAGAAGAGGEEATKGIYIKDVPMFCLKGAVAVVFAFLLLIIDAFASKNKSRSPQPCCAPPPPPPHVSIQPARVPLSHSTSPPRWSLWSLCQWAPRVPGRPVQVLWSPSTLLCCGSAAPDAAFQPGHLHRE, encoded by the exons ATGGGGATGTGGACGTGTGTGACacaagctgctctgtgctgtttgtttacAGATGTGAGTGGAAGTGAATGGGGTGCAGAATCCCAGCTGGCTCCAGGGTCGGAAGCTCTAGCAGATGGCATGG AACTGCCTCCAGAGAGGGCCGTGCCAAACGCGCAGCTGCCTCCCGCGCAGGAGCCCCGCTGGCCTCCCAGGG GTCCTGTGAGACAGACAGAGAAACCGGGACGAGGAAGATATTCGCCGCGGTTTGCTCATGTCCTGAAGGCAATGACGGGGGAGAAGGAAGTGCCTG AGATCGATGGAGAGCCTGTGGACGAGGCCGTGCTTCAGGAGGGCAGCAGCCACACACTGCCCATCTCCCGTGAAGGCACAGAGGACGTGCCAGCAGCTGGCGCTGCAG GTGCAGGAGGTGAAGAAGCCACCAAGGGCATCTACATTAAGGACGTCCCCATGTTCTGCTTGAAAGGTGCTGTTGCTGTggtttttgcatttctgctgctaaTAATTGATGCATTTGCATCCAAGAATAAGTCCAGAAGCCCgcagccctgctgtgcaccGCCACCGCCACCTCCCCATGTGTCAATCCAGCCTGCCAGGGTGCCGCTGAGCCACAGCACATCACCACCCAGGTGGTCTCTGTGGTCTCTGTGCCAGTGGGCTCCACGTGTGCCTGGACGTCCTGTCCAGGTGCTGTGGAGCCCCAGCACgttgctgtgctgtggctcAGCTGCCCCCGATGCAGCATTCCAGCCTGGCCATCTACACAGGGAATAA